The following are encoded together in the Arcobacter aquimarinus genome:
- the rpoC gene encoding DNA-directed RNA polymerase subunit beta' yields MSNNEKVLSPIEIKELERPQDFAAFQLRLASPEKILSWSCGEVKKPETINYRTLKPERDGLFCAKIFGPVKDYECLCGKYKKMRYKGVVCEKCGVEVTSSKVRRHRMGHIDLVSPVAHIWMVSSLPTRIGTLLGVKLKDLERVLYYEAYIVSEAGEAYYDNEKTKKVEKYDILNEEQYRTISDLFEHTGFEANMGGQIVRDLLENLDLFQLLTVLKEEMDSTKSEAKRKTIIKRLKVVENFLNSGNRPEWMMLTQLPVLPPDLRPLVSLDGGKFAVSDVNDLYRRVINRNNRLKRLTELDAPEIIIRNEKRMLQEAVDALFDNGKTANAVKGANKRPLKSLSEIIKGKQGRFRQNLLGKRVDFSGRSVIVVGPTLNMDQCGIPKKMALELFKPHLMAKLEEKGYATTLKAAKRLIESEANEVWECLNEIVDEYPIMLNRAPTLHKLSIQAFHPVLIDGKAIRLHPLVCAAFNADFDGDQMAVHVPLSQEAVAEAKILMMSSMNILLPASGRAIAVPSQDMILGIYYLSLEKDGVKGEHKLFTDVNEVKIALDMGQVDLHAKIRTKLDDKVIHTTVGRLIIHEILPSFVPANLWNKILKKKDIGTLVDYIYKQAGYEVTPRFLDNLKNLGFKYATTAGISISIDDIRVPESKIGHITKSKKEVIEVQKQFSQGLLTEQERYNKIIDIWTEVNNKLGSEMMGLVKADKEGFNSIYMMADSGARGSAAQIRQLSGMRGLMAKPDGSIIETPIISNFREGLNVLEYFISTHGARKGLADTALKTANAGYLTRKLIDVSQNVRITMEDCGTHEGIEITDITSGNELIESLEERITGRVIAEDIIDPISNEILFAEGTLITEEDAKVVTEAEVKSVVIRTPLTCKVENGLCSKCYGLNLGEQRKAKPGEAVGVVAAQSIGEPGTQLTLRTFHVGGTASATQTERELKAEKEGFIRYYNIKKYVKSDGKIIVANRRNAGLLLVEPKINAPFKGKVTVETLHEETILTITNGTETKKYYLRKNDVAKANELAGISGKIEGKLYLPYRDGEEVDQNESIVEMIKEGWNIPNRIPFASELKVEDGAPITSTIVSGSKGVVKYYKLTGDYLERRHDIKAGEAVREKGLFAVIVDADDREALRHYIARGSLINLDDNTEVEKDSVISAPETSEQVVIAEWDPYANPTIAEKSGIVSFEDIIPGVTVSEQFDELTGTSKLVVNEYIPSGYKPSVVLATDDKEIIRYSLDPKTSLNVTEGKRVEVADIIGKTPKASQKSKDITGGLPRVSELFEARRPKNIAVLASFDGIVSFGKPLRNKQRIVISDGTGNTTEYLVEKSKQILVHDGEFVHAGEALTDGQISPHDVLRILGEKALHYFIVSEVQQVYRSQGVNIADKHIEVITSQMLRQVSILDGGDTKFIVGDMVSKKKFKIENEKIIKLGGQPAIAEPLLLGITRAAVTSDSIISAASFQETTKVLTEAAISAKMDMLEDLKENVVIGRTIPVGTGLYKNQKIKFSEH; encoded by the coding sequence ATGAGTAATAATGAAAAAGTATTATCACCAATAGAAATAAAAGAGTTAGAAAGACCGCAAGATTTTGCTGCCTTTCAATTAAGATTAGCAAGTCCAGAAAAAATTCTTTCATGGTCTTGTGGTGAAGTTAAAAAACCAGAGACTATTAATTATAGAACATTAAAACCAGAAAGAGATGGATTATTTTGTGCAAAAATCTTTGGACCAGTAAAAGATTATGAATGTCTTTGTGGTAAATACAAAAAAATGAGATATAAAGGTGTTGTTTGTGAAAAATGTGGAGTTGAAGTAACTTCATCAAAAGTAAGAAGACACAGAATGGGACATATTGATTTAGTATCTCCTGTTGCTCATATTTGGATGGTTTCATCATTACCTACAAGAATTGGTACATTATTAGGTGTTAAACTTAAAGATTTAGAAAGAGTATTATATTATGAAGCATATATTGTAAGTGAAGCAGGTGAGGCTTATTATGATAATGAAAAAACTAAAAAAGTTGAAAAATATGATATTTTAAATGAAGAACAATACAGAACTATCTCTGATTTATTTGAACATACTGGTTTTGAAGCTAATATGGGTGGACAAATTGTAAGAGATTTATTAGAAAATCTTGATTTATTCCAACTTTTAACTGTATTAAAAGAAGAAATGGATTCAACTAAATCTGAAGCAAAAAGAAAAACTATTATTAAAAGATTAAAAGTTGTTGAAAACTTTTTAAATTCAGGAAATAGACCAGAATGGATGATGTTAACTCAACTTCCAGTTCTTCCACCAGATTTAAGACCACTTGTATCACTAGATGGTGGAAAATTTGCTGTTTCAGATGTTAACGACTTATATAGAAGAGTTATCAATAGAAATAATAGATTAAAAAGATTAACAGAACTTGATGCACCTGAAATTATTATTAGAAATGAAAAAAGAATGCTTCAAGAAGCTGTTGATGCTTTATTTGATAATGGAAAAACTGCAAATGCAGTTAAAGGTGCAAATAAAAGACCTTTAAAATCTTTATCAGAAATTATTAAAGGGAAACAAGGACGATTTAGACAAAACTTACTTGGGAAAAGGGTTGACTTCTCTGGAAGATCTGTTATCGTTGTTGGACCTACATTAAACATGGATCAATGTGGTATTCCTAAAAAAATGGCTTTAGAGTTATTTAAACCACATTTAATGGCTAAGTTAGAAGAAAAAGGTTATGCAACAACTTTAAAAGCTGCAAAAAGATTAATAGAATCAGAAGCAAATGAAGTATGGGAATGTCTAAACGAGATTGTTGATGAGTATCCAATTATGTTAAATAGAGCTCCAACTCTACATAAACTTTCTATTCAAGCTTTCCATCCAGTTTTAATTGATGGAAAAGCAATTAGATTACACCCATTAGTTTGTGCTGCCTTCAATGCCGACTTCGATGGTGACCAAATGGCAGTTCACGTGCCTTTATCACAAGAAGCAGTTGCTGAAGCAAAAATCTTAATGATGTCTTCTATGAATATTCTTCTACCAGCATCAGGAAGGGCGATTGCTGTTCCTTCTCAAGATATGATTTTAGGTATTTATTATCTATCATTAGAAAAAGATGGTGTAAAAGGTGAGCATAAATTATTTACAGACGTAAATGAAGTAAAAATTGCTTTAGATATGGGACAAGTTGATTTACATGCAAAAATTAGAACAAAGTTAGATGATAAAGTTATTCATACAACTGTTGGTAGATTGATTATTCATGAAATTTTACCATCTTTTGTACCTGCTAACTTATGGAATAAAATTTTAAAGAAAAAAGATATTGGAACTCTAGTTGATTATATTTATAAACAAGCTGGATATGAAGTAACTCCAAGATTCTTAGATAATCTTAAAAACTTAGGTTTTAAATATGCAACAACTGCTGGTATTTCAATTTCTATTGATGATATTAGAGTTCCAGAGAGTAAAATCGGACATATTACAAAATCTAAAAAAGAAGTTATTGAAGTTCAAAAACAATTTTCTCAAGGTTTGTTAACTGAGCAAGAAAGATATAATAAAATCATCGATATCTGGACAGAAGTTAATAATAAACTTGGATCTGAGATGATGGGACTTGTTAAAGCTGATAAAGAAGGATTTAACTCTATTTATATGATGGCAGATTCAGGAGCTAGGGGTTCTGCTGCACAGATTAGACAGTTATCAGGTATGAGGGGACTTATGGCTAAGCCAGATGGTTCTATTATTGAAACACCAATTATTTCAAACTTTAGAGAAGGTCTAAACGTTCTTGAGTACTTTATTTCTACTCACGGAGCTAGAAAGGGACTTGCAGATACAGCGTTAAAAACAGCAAATGCTGGATACTTAACAAGAAAACTTATTGACGTTTCTCAAAATGTAAGAATTACAATGGAAGATTGTGGTACACATGAAGGTATTGAGATTACAGATATTACATCAGGAAATGAATTGATAGAGTCTTTAGAAGAAAGAATTACAGGAAGAGTAATTGCTGAAGATATTATTGATCCAATTTCAAATGAAATATTATTTGCAGAAGGTACATTAATAACAGAAGAAGATGCTAAAGTTGTAACTGAAGCTGAAGTAAAATCTGTAGTTATTAGAACTCCTTTAACTTGTAAAGTTGAAAATGGATTATGTTCAAAATGTTATGGTCTAAACTTAGGTGAGCAAAGAAAAGCTAAACCAGGTGAAGCTGTTGGAGTTGTTGCTGCTCAATCTATTGGAGAGCCTGGAACTCAGCTGACACTTAGAACATTCCACGTTGGAGGAACTGCAAGTGCTACTCAAACTGAAAGAGAATTAAAAGCTGAGAAAGAAGGATTTATTAGATATTACAACATTAAAAAATATGTAAAATCTGATGGAAAAATCATTGTAGCAAATAGAAGAAATGCTGGATTATTATTGGTTGAACCAAAAATTAATGCACCATTTAAAGGTAAAGTAACTGTTGAGACTTTACATGAAGAGACTATTTTAACAATTACAAATGGAACTGAAACAAAAAAATATTATTTAAGAAAAAATGATGTTGCAAAAGCAAATGAGTTAGCGGGTATTTCAGGAAAAATTGAAGGTAAACTATATTTACCATACAGAGATGGTGAAGAAGTTGATCAAAATGAATCAATTGTTGAAATGATTAAAGAAGGATGGAATATTCCAAATAGAATTCCTTTTGCTTCTGAATTAAAAGTAGAAGATGGAGCACCTATTACTTCAACTATAGTATCAGGTTCTAAAGGTGTTGTTAAATATTATAAATTAACAGGTGACTATTTAGAAAGAAGACATGATATTAAAGCAGGTGAGGCAGTTAGAGAAAAAGGTCTTTTTGCAGTTATCGTTGATGCTGATGATAGAGAAGCATTAAGACATTATATTGCTAGAGGTTCTTTAATTAATTTAGATGATAATACTGAAGTTGAAAAAGATTCAGTTATTTCTGCACCTGAAACAAGTGAGCAAGTAGTAATTGCAGAGTGGGATCCATATGCAAATCCTACAATTGCAGAAAAATCAGGTATTGTATCTTTTGAAGATATAATTCCAGGAGTTACAGTTTCTGAGCAATTTGATGAATTAACTGGTACTTCTAAACTAGTTGTTAATGAATATATTCCAAGTGGATATAAGCCATCGGTTGTTTTAGCTACAGATGATAAAGAGATTATTAGATACTCTTTAGATCCTAAGACATCTTTAAACGTTACTGAAGGTAAAAGAGTAGAGGTTGCTGATATCATTGGTAAAACTCCAAAAGCCAGCCAAAAGTCAAAAGATATTACTGGAGGTCTTCCAAGAGTTTCTGAGTTATTTGAAGCTAGACGTCCTAAAAATATAGCTGTTTTAGCATCTTTTGATGGAATTGTTTCTTTTGGTAAACCGTTAAGAAATAAACAAAGAATAGTAATTTCGGATGGAACAGGAAATACAACAGAATATTTAGTTGAAAAATCTAAACAAATTCTTGTTCATGATGGTGAGTTTGTACATGCCGGTGAAGCATTGACAGATGGACAAATATCTCCTCATGATGTATTAAGAATTCTTGGAGAAAAAGCATTACATTACTTTATTGTATCTGAAGTACAACAAGTTTATAGATCTCAAGGGGTAAATATTGCTGATAAGCATATTGAGGTTATTACATCTCAAATGTTAAGACAAGTTTCTATTTTAGATGGTGGTGATACTAAATTTATCGTTGGAGATATGGTTTCTAAAAAGAAATTCAAAATTGAAAATGAAAAAATTATTAAATTAGGTGGACAACCTGCGATTGCTGAACCTTTATTATTAGGTATCACAAGAGCTGCTGTTACATCTGATTCTATTATTTCTGCTGCATCATTCCAAGAAACTACAAAAGTTTTAACAGAAGCTGCAATTAGTGCTAAAATGGATATGTTAGAAGATTTAAAAGAAAATGTTGTTATTGGTAGAACAATTCCTGTAGGAACTGGTCTTTATAAAAATCAAAAAATTAAATTTTCTGAACATTAA
- the rpoB gene encoding DNA-directed RNA polymerase subunit beta, whose amino-acid sequence MLNSLKSGNRLRVDFAKNPQQIEIPNLLQLQQTSYDTFLMVDQDDRSTAGIEKVFKSIFPIHDVQNRITLDYLGSEVGKPKYDVRESMVRGLTYSIPLKINIRLTLWDLDEKTGEKIGVKDMKEQSLFIREIPLMTDRTSFIVNGVERVVVNQLHRSPGVIFKEEESNTADNKLIYTGQIIPDRGSWLYFEYDAKDVLYVRINKRRKVPVTILFRALGYSKEDIIKLFYPIVNIKIKNNKFLTEFNPDDFMGRIEFDVKDDKGNLVIGAGKRLTARKAKALIEGGLKLIEYPLELLMDRSTANTIYDPVSGEVLFDALTNLDEIKLKKLLDLGFESFDIANDLATGIDNSIINAFKADAESLKLLKQTEQIDDENDLSAIRIYKVMRPGEPVTKEAAKEFVRKLFFDPERYDLTKVGRMKMNHKLGVNVPEYVTTLTYEDVIKTVQYLVKVKSGHGHIDDRDHLGNRRIRAIGELLANELHAGLIKMQKAIRDKMTTLSGTLEDIMPHDLVNSKMITSTITEFFTSGQLSQFMDQTNPLSEVTHKRRLSALGEGGLVKERAGFEVRDVHPTHYGRICPVETPEGQNIGLINTLSTFSKVNDLGFIEAPYKKVVDGVITNEISYYTATQEEGLVIAPGSTKVDENGKIVEPLIEVRKDGEILLMERSSVDLIDISSQMVMGVAASLIPFLEHDDANRALMGSNMMRQAVPLLRPNAPVVGTGLEKIVARDAWEAIKAKRAGLVEKADSKNIYVRGEDENGAFIDYYTVNKNVRTNNNTSFGQRIAVKEGDFVEKGQVIADGPSMDKGELAVGVNAMVAFMPWNGYNYEDAIILSERLIEEDAFTSVHIYEKDVECRELKHGNEEITRDLPGVKEESIVHLDNSGIVKIGTYVKPGMILVGKVTPKGEIKPTPEERLLRAIFGEKAGHVINKSLVCPTSMEGTVVDVKVFTKKGYEKDERAIAEIEAEKAELDLKHHDKLLMLDREEILKINDLLSKSVLTKDLELDEVEYKKGDTIPVDVLMNINRFAMKKVVSSYSKEVEKTYNDIKEHFIKQKAQLREEHEEKLQILEHDDILPSGVIKQVKVYIATKRKIKVGDKMAGRHGNKGIVSNIVPKVDMPYLEDGSTVDVILNPLGVPSRMNIGQILEVHLGLVGKKLGAQIQDIFEAKRADFIIELRNKMSEIASVAKLMNGKAFMDSLNDEELVQYAQDWSKGVRFATPIFDGVKEEEFVKLFELAKIDSDGKSVLYDGKTGEKMKERVNVGYMYMLKLHHLVDEKVHARSTGPYSLVTQQPVGGKALFGGQRFGEMEVWALEAYGATNVLKEMLTTKSDDVEGRTRAYRAIANGENVPNSGVPETFFVLTKELKALALDVEIFGEVENNE is encoded by the coding sequence ATGTTAAACTCTTTAAAATCTGGTAATAGACTTAGAGTTGATTTTGCAAAAAATCCACAACAAATTGAAATTCCAAACTTATTACAACTACAACAAACTTCGTATGATACTTTCTTGATGGTAGATCAAGATGACAGATCAACAGCTGGAATTGAAAAAGTATTTAAATCTATTTTTCCTATACATGACGTTCAAAACAGAATTACACTTGATTACTTAGGTAGTGAAGTTGGTAAACCTAAATATGATGTTAGAGAATCTATGGTTAGAGGACTAACTTATTCTATACCTCTTAAGATTAATATTAGATTAACTTTATGGGATTTAGATGAAAAAACTGGTGAAAAAATCGGTGTTAAAGATATGAAAGAACAATCTTTATTCATCAGAGAAATTCCTTTAATGACAGACAGAACTTCATTTATTGTAAATGGAGTTGAAAGAGTTGTTGTTAATCAATTACATAGATCTCCAGGTGTTATTTTTAAAGAAGAAGAATCAAATACAGCTGATAATAAACTAATTTATACAGGTCAAATTATTCCTGATAGAGGTTCATGGTTATATTTTGAATATGATGCAAAAGATGTATTATATGTAAGAATTAATAAAAGAAGAAAAGTACCTGTAACAATTTTATTCAGAGCATTAGGTTATTCTAAAGAGGATATTATTAAATTATTCTATCCTATAGTTAATATTAAAATAAAGAATAATAAGTTTTTAACAGAATTTAATCCTGATGATTTCATGGGAAGAATTGAATTTGATGTTAAAGATGATAAAGGAAATTTAGTTATTGGTGCTGGAAAAAGATTAACAGCAAGAAAAGCAAAAGCTTTAATTGAAGGTGGACTTAAATTAATAGAATATCCATTAGAATTATTAATGGATAGAAGTACAGCAAATACTATTTATGATCCAGTTTCAGGAGAAGTGTTATTTGATGCATTAACTAATCTTGATGAAATAAAACTTAAAAAACTTTTAGATTTAGGTTTTGAATCATTTGATATTGCTAATGATTTAGCAACAGGAATTGATAATTCAATTATTAATGCATTTAAAGCAGATGCTGAATCTTTAAAATTACTAAAACAAACAGAACAAATTGATGATGAAAATGACTTATCAGCAATTAGAATTTATAAAGTAATGAGACCAGGGGAACCTGTTACTAAAGAAGCTGCTAAAGAGTTTGTTAGAAAATTATTCTTTGATCCTGAAAGATACGATTTAACTAAAGTTGGAAGAATGAAAATGAATCATAAATTAGGTGTTAATGTACCTGAGTATGTTACTACTTTAACTTATGAAGATGTTATTAAAACAGTTCAATATTTAGTAAAAGTTAAATCTGGACATGGTCATATCGATGATAGAGATCACTTAGGAAATAGAAGAATTAGAGCAATTGGTGAATTATTAGCAAATGAATTACATGCTGGTTTAATCAAAATGCAGAAAGCAATTAGAGACAAAATGACTACTTTATCTGGTACTTTAGAAGACATTATGCCACATGACTTAGTTAACTCTAAAATGATTACTTCAACAATTACTGAATTCTTTACGTCTGGGCAATTATCTCAATTTATGGATCAAACAAATCCATTATCAGAAGTTACTCATAAAAGAAGACTTTCTGCACTTGGAGAAGGTGGTCTTGTAAAAGAAAGAGCTGGATTTGAGGTAAGGGACGTTCACCCAACTCACTATGGAAGAATTTGTCCAGTTGAAACTCCTGAGGGACAAAATATTGGACTTATAAATACTTTATCAACTTTCTCAAAAGTTAATGATTTAGGATTTATTGAAGCTCCATATAAAAAAGTTGTTGACGGTGTTATAACTAATGAAATTTCATATTATACAGCTACTCAAGAAGAGGGACTTGTAATTGCTCCTGGATCAACAAAAGTTGATGAAAATGGAAAAATTGTTGAGCCTTTAATTGAAGTTAGAAAAGATGGTGAAATCTTACTTATGGAAAGAAGTAGTGTTGATTTAATTGATATTTCTTCTCAAATGGTTATGGGGGTTGCTGCTTCTTTAATTCCATTCTTAGAACATGATGATGCCAACAGAGCACTTATGGGATCGAATATGATGAGACAAGCTGTTCCATTATTAAGACCAAATGCTCCAGTGGTTGGAACAGGTTTAGAAAAAATTGTAGCACGTGATGCTTGGGAAGCTATTAAAGCTAAAAGAGCTGGATTAGTTGAGAAAGCTGATTCTAAAAATATTTACGTTAGAGGTGAAGATGAAAATGGTGCTTTCATTGATTATTACACAGTAAACAAAAATGTAAGAACAAACAATAACACGTCGTTTGGGCAAAGAATTGCAGTAAAAGAGGGTGATTTTGTTGAAAAAGGTCAAGTTATTGCAGATGGTCCTTCTATGGATAAAGGGGAATTAGCTGTTGGAGTTAATGCAATGGTTGCCTTCATGCCATGGAATGGATATAACTATGAGGATGCTATCATTCTTTCAGAAAGACTTATTGAAGAAGATGCCTTTACTTCAGTTCATATCTATGAAAAAGATGTTGAATGTAGAGAATTAAAGCATGGTAATGAAGAAATAACTAGAGATTTACCAGGAGTTAAAGAAGAATCAATAGTTCATTTAGATAATTCAGGAATTGTAAAAATTGGAACTTACGTAAAACCAGGAATGATTTTAGTTGGTAAAGTTACACCAAAAGGTGAAATCAAACCAACTCCTGAAGAAAGATTATTAAGAGCAATTTTTGGTGAAAAAGCTGGACATGTTATCAATAAATCTTTAGTGTGTCCAACATCAATGGAAGGTACAGTTGTTGACGTTAAAGTATTTACTAAAAAGGGATATGAAAAAGACGAAAGAGCAATAGCAGAAATTGAAGCTGAAAAAGCTGAATTAGACTTGAAACATCATGATAAGTTATTGATGCTTGATAGAGAAGAGATCTTAAAAATTAATGATTTATTATCAAAATCTGTATTAACTAAAGATTTAGAACTTGATGAAGTAGAATATAAAAAAGGTGACACAATTCCTGTTGATGTATTGATGAATATTAATAGATTTGCAATGAAAAAAGTTGTATCTTCTTATTCTAAAGAAGTTGAAAAAACTTACAATGATATTAAAGAACATTTTATAAAACAAAAAGCTCAATTAAGAGAAGAACATGAAGAAAAACTTCAAATTTTAGAGCATGATGATATCTTACCAAGTGGTGTTATTAAACAAGTTAAAGTTTATATCGCAACTAAGAGAAAAATCAAAGTTGGGGATAAAATGGCGGGAAGACACGGAAACAAAGGTATCGTTTCTAACATCGTTCCAAAGGTTGATATGCCTTACTTAGAAGATGGTTCTACAGTTGATGTTATTTTAAATCCACTAGGGGTTCCTTCTAGGATGAATATTGGTCAAATTCTTGAAGTTCACTTAGGATTAGTAGGTAAGAAGTTAGGAGCTCAAATTCAAGATATTTTTGAAGCAAAAAGAGCTGATTTTATTATTGAATTAAGAAATAAAATGTCTGAAATAGCATCTGTTGCTAAATTAATGAATGGTAAAGCTTTCATGGATTCATTAAATGATGAAGAATTAGTTCAGTATGCACAAGATTGGTCAAAAGGAGTAAGATTTGCTACTCCAATTTTTGATGGTGTAAAAGAAGAAGAGTTTGTAAAATTATTTGAATTAGCAAAAATTGATTCAGATGGAAAATCAGTTCTTTATGATGGAAAAACTGGTGAAAAAATGAAAGAAAGAGTTAATGTTGGTTATATGTATATGCTTAAACTTCACCACTTAGTTGATGAAAAAGTACATGCAAGATCAACAGGTCCTTACTCATTAGTTACACAGCAGCCAGTTGGAGGGAAAGCTCTATTTGGAGGGCAAAGATTTGGAGAGATGGAGGTTTGGGCATTAGAAGCTTATGGTGCAACGAATGTACTTAAAGAAATGCTTACAACTAAATCAGATGATGTTGAAGGAAGAACAAGAGCTTATAGAGCTATTGCAAATGGTGAAAATGTTCCAAATTCTGGAGTTCCTGAAACATTCTTTGTATTAACAAAAGAGTTAAAAGCTTTAGCCTTAGATGTAGAGATTTTTGGAGAGGTAGAAAACAATGAGTAA
- the rplL gene encoding 50S ribosomal protein L7/L12, translating to MAISKEDVLEFISGLSVLELSELVKEFEEKFGVSAQPVAVAGGAVAAAEAAEEKTEFDVVIVDSGDKKINVIKEIRALTGLGLKEAKDAAEQTPSTIKEGISKADAEAAKAQLEAAGAKVEIK from the coding sequence ATGGCAATTTCTAAAGAAGACGTTTTAGAATTTATCTCTGGTTTATCTGTATTAGAATTATCAGAATTAGTTAAAGAATTTGAAGAAAAATTTGGTGTATCTGCTCAACCTGTAGCAGTTGCAGGTGGTGCAGTAGCTGCTGCAGAAGCTGCTGAAGAAAAAACTGAATTTGACGTAGTTATCGTTGATTCAGGAGACAAAAAAATTAATGTTATTAAAGAAATTAGAGCATTAACTGGTTTAGGATTAAAAGAAGCAAAAGATGCTGCTGAACAAACTCCTTCAACTATTAAAGAGGGTATTTCAAAAGCAGATGCTGAAGCTGCAAAAGCTCAATTAGAAGCTGCTGGAGCAAAAGTAGAAATTAAATAA
- the rplJ gene encoding 50S ribosomal protein L10: MTKQQKSEIIDFLSAEFKNSLAVVVCDYKGLTHKELESLRKEAKANNTKVQVAKNTLVTVAVKNAELGDIELSGTNIFLWSEDQISACKVADKFASANKEKFTIKSGIIEGEIADASRVNAFAKLPSREELLGMLASVWMGPVRNFTIGLDALRRKKEEEAA; this comes from the coding sequence ATGACTAAACAACAAAAATCAGAAATTATTGATTTTTTATCTGCTGAATTTAAAAATTCTTTAGCTGTTGTAGTTTGTGATTACAAAGGTCTTACTCATAAAGAGTTAGAATCTTTAAGAAAAGAAGCTAAAGCTAATAATACAAAAGTTCAAGTTGCTAAAAATACTTTAGTGACAGTTGCAGTTAAAAATGCTGAGCTAGGTGATATCGAGTTAAGTGGTACAAATATTTTCTTATGGTCAGAAGATCAAATTTCAGCTTGTAAAGTAGCTGATAAATTTGCATCTGCTAATAAAGAAAAATTTACTATTAAATCTGGTATTATCGAAGGTGAAATTGCAGATGCTTCAAGAGTTAATGCGTTCGCTAAATTACCATCAAGAGAAGAACTTCTTGGTATGCTTGCTTCTGTATGGATGGGACCAGTTAGAAACTTTACTATTGGTCTTGATGCTCTTAGAAGAAAAAAAGAAGAAGAGGCTGCTTAA
- the rplA gene encoding 50S ribosomal protein L1: MAKVSKRYKALVEKVENKKYSLSDACEKVKELKSAKFDESVEIALNLNVDPRHADQMIRGAVVLPNGTGKTVRVAVFAKGLKLDEAKAAGADVVGNDDLAEAIQAGNINFDVLIATPDCMGIVGKVGRILGPKGLMPNPKTGTVTMDVTKAVNDAKGGQVTYRVDKKGNMQAGIGKVSFSAEAIKENAAAFIAAINKAKPSTAKGRYITNAAISLTMSPSVILDNMELMEIR, translated from the coding sequence ATGGCAAAAGTTTCAAAAAGATATAAAGCATTAGTAGAGAAAGTTGAAAATAAAAAATATTCTTTATCAGATGCATGTGAAAAAGTAAAAGAATTAAAGTCTGCTAAATTTGACGAAAGTGTTGAAATAGCATTAAATTTAAATGTAGATCCAAGACATGCAGATCAGATGATTAGAGGTGCTGTTGTTCTTCCAAATGGAACTGGTAAAACTGTAAGAGTTGCAGTTTTTGCAAAAGGTTTAAAATTGGACGAAGCAAAAGCAGCAGGTGCTGATGTTGTTGGTAATGATGATTTAGCAGAAGCAATTCAAGCTGGTAACATAAATTTTGATGTTTTAATTGCAACGCCAGATTGTATGGGTATCGTAGGAAAAGTTGGAAGAATTTTAGGGCCAAAAGGTTTAATGCCAAATCCTAAAACAGGAACTGTAACAATGGATGTTACTAAAGCTGTAAATGATGCTAAAGGTGGTCAAGTTACTTATAGAGTTGATAAAAAAGGTAATATGCAAGCTGGAATTGGTAAAGTTTCATTTTCTGCAGAAGCAATTAAAGAAAATGCAGCAGCATTTATTGCAGCAATTAATAAAGCTAAACCTTCAACTGCAAAAGGTAGATATATCACAAATGCAGCAATTTCATTAACAATGAGTCCTTCAGTTATATTAGATAACATGGAATTGATGGAAATCAGATAA
- the rplK gene encoding 50S ribosomal protein L11 codes for MAKKIQGLLKLQIPAGAANPSPPVGPALGQRGVNIMEFCKAFNEKTKDKAGYRIPVVITVYTDKSFTFEIKQPPMTDLIKKISGVKTGSSNPLKQKVGKLSKEQIMEIVDLKIKDLNTDDREVAARIVAGSARSIGIDTEL; via the coding sequence ATGGCTAAAAAAATTCAAGGGCTACTAAAATTACAAATACCTGCGGGTGCTGCAAATCCATCACCTCCAGTTGGACCAGCTTTAGGTCAAAGAGGTGTTAATATTATGGAATTTTGTAAAGCTTTTAACGAAAAAACAAAAGATAAAGCAGGATATAGAATTCCTGTTGTAATTACTGTTTATACAGATAAAAGTTTTACATTTGAAATAAAACAACCACCAATGACAGATTTAATTAAAAAAATCTCTGGTGTAAAAACAGGTTCAAGTAATCCACTTAAGCAAAAAGTTGGAAAGCTTTCAAAAGAACAAATTATGGAAATAGTTGATTTAAAAATCAAAGATTTAAATACAGATGATAGAGAAGTAGCAGCTAGAATTGTTGCTGGTTCAGCTAGATCTATAGGTATTGATACAGAATTATAA